CACCATTGCTTCGAAATGTTTTGAAACTCAAAATGCTATTGAAAATGGTGCAACCGAAATTGATTATGTAATTAATATTTCCGAGTTAAAAGCTGGTAATTTACAATATATTGAAGATGAAATGGCGCAAATAGTTAAAATTTGTCGACAACATAATGTGGTATCGAAAGTTATTTTTGAAAACTGTTATTTAACCGATGAAGAAAAGATCTCACTGTGCAAAATTGCGGTTAAGGTTAAACCTGATTTTATAAAAACTTCTACTGGATTTGGCACTTCAGGCGCTACTGTCGAGGATGTTAAATTAATGAAAAATCAGGTAGGTGATGCAGTTAAAGTTAAAGCTGCTGGCGGAATACGTAGCGCCGATACTTTCAAAAAAATGGTTGCAGCAGGTGCACAACGAATTGGTACTAGTTCAGGAATAGCTATTATTGATGAGCTAAAACAAGAGTTAGCCGCAAGTAATAAAGATACTATCGAACTTTAATCATCAATTTATTTAAATACTATCTTTTAGATGTCTATTATCCTCGCGAACAACTAAATTGCGAGGATAATTTTTTTCGCATTAATTTTTTAAAT
The sequence above is drawn from the Gilliamella apicola genome and encodes:
- the deoC gene encoding deoxyribose-phosphate aldolase; its protein translation is MNKYSLIQLSQLIDHTNLKPDATTAMMEKLCQEAKNYHFKMVAINQVQSHLCAQLLKGTGVDIGAAIAFPLGQTTIASKCFETQNAIENGATEIDYVINISELKAGNLQYIEDEMAQIVKICRQHNVVSKVIFENCYLTDEEKISLCKIAVKVKPDFIKTSTGFGTSGATVEDVKLMKNQVGDAVKVKAAGGIRSADTFKKMVAAGAQRIGTSSGIAIIDELKQELAASNKDTIEL